In Triticum dicoccoides isolate Atlit2015 ecotype Zavitan unplaced genomic scaffold, WEW_v2.0 scaffold50077, whole genome shotgun sequence, the following are encoded in one genomic region:
- the LOC119346763 gene encoding ethylene-responsive transcription factor-like protein At4g13040, producing MVSLRRRRLLGLCSGKDSLPVDLPKPVENEKHGEVEHANVNPLSVHPLPLTRTSDVLPESSNGSDSLKEEKNQYYPGKEIKRRKRHRRKQYVDQEPCIMRGVYFKNMKWQAAIKVDKKQIHLGTVGTQDEAARLYDRAAFMCGREPNFELSEEEKNELVKYTWDDFLAITRNTITSKKQRKVGSRRHNKADLFIGDTEMVNGGGSSNSDDGDVDTSVS from the exons ATGGTTAGCTTGAGGAGACGTCGACTATTGGGTCTTTGTTCTG GCAAAGATTCATTGCCAGTTGATCTTCCTAAGCCTGTTGAGAATGAAAAACATGGGGAAGTTGAACATGCAAATGTCAATCCGCTCAGTGTGCACCCACTGCCCTTG ACCAGGACTTCTGACGTACTTCCAGAATCCTCAAATGGTTCCGACTCTCTTAAGGAagagaaaaaccaatactatccaG GTAAGGAGATTAAGCGCAGAAAGCGACATAGAAGAAAGCAGTATGTGGACCAAGAGCCATGCATAATGAGAGGGGTCTACTTCAAAAATATGAAATGGCAAGCTGCTATAAAAGTTGACAAGAAACAAATTCACTTGGGTACTGTTGGAACACAGGATGAGGCAGCCCGGCTATATGATAG GGCTGCTTTTATGTGTGGAAGAGAGCCCAATTTTGAACTTTCTGAGGAAGAGAAAAACGAACTGGTTAAGTACACATGGGACGATTTCCTGGCAATAACACGCAACACCATAACCAGCAAAA AACAAAGAAAGGTTGGGTCGCGAAGGCATAATAAGGCAGACTTGTTCATAGgagatactgagatggtcaatggtGGCGGGTCTTCGAActcagatgatggagatgttgACACATCGGTATCCTAG